From a region of the Coprococcus comes ATCC 27758 genome:
- a CDS encoding Hsp20/alpha crystallin family protein, whose protein sequence is MLMPSIFNNNLFDDDWFGFPFYGYADKAENRAEKKLYGHHANNLMKTDIKEMKDGYELEIDLPGFKKDEVTAELKDGYLTVSAAKGLDQDEQEKETGRYIRRERYAGACQRSYYVGEDITEEDIKAEFKHGILKLFVPKKEAKPAVEEKKYITIEG, encoded by the coding sequence ATGTTAATGCCTAGTATTTTTAATAATAATTTATTTGATGATGATTGGTTTGGATTTCCGTTTTACGGATATGCAGATAAAGCAGAGAACAGAGCAGAAAAGAAGCTCTATGGACATCATGCGAATAATCTGATGAAGACAGATATCAAGGAAATGAAAGATGGATATGAACTTGAGATTGATCTTCCAGGGTTCAAGAAAGATGAAGTTACTGCAGAATTGAAAGATGGTTATCTGACAGTCAGTGCAGCGAAAGGTCTTGATCAGGATGAACAGGAGAAAGAAACCGGCAGGTATATCCGCCGTGAACGTTACGCAGGAGCATGTCAGAGAAGTTACTATGTTGGTGAAGATATCACAGAAGAAGATATCAAAGCAGAATTTAAACATGGTATTCTGAAACTTTTTGTTCCGAAAAAAGAAGCAAAACCAGCGGTAGAAGAGAAGAAATATATCACAATTGAAGGTTAA
- a CDS encoding MATE family efflux transporter, producing MAESNKMKEMPVNKLMVQMGIPMILSMALQAVYNIVDSAFVGNMRVGSEAALNALTLVFPVQMLMVAVGIGTGVGTNALLARTLGQGNSKKAAKVAGNSLFLGVIIYVVCLLFGIFGVKAYISSQTVDTEVLEMGVSYLRICCVISFGIIFFSLFEKLLQATGRSLYSTIGQVVGAVVNIILDPIMIYGIGPCPEMGVKGAAYATVIGQVASAVLLLIFHIKFNKEFEHGAKYMKPDGGIIKEIYKIGLPAIIAQALMSIMVYVMNLILKFNPAAQTAYGLFYKVQQFVLFLAFGLRDAITPIIAFAYGMRSKKRIQDGIKYGLIYIIVLMILGITITEIFPGVFATLFNAGQSREYFIEAMRIISVSFLFAGINIAYQGIYQALNGGIESLVISLLRQLIIILPLAGIFSMFVRNGQMGISLIWWSFPITEIVSCFAGYVFLKRIRKNKVDVLN from the coding sequence ATGGCGGAAAGCAACAAGATGAAGGAGATGCCGGTAAATAAGCTGATGGTCCAGATGGGAATCCCGATGATCCTATCTATGGCATTGCAGGCAGTCTATAACATTGTAGACAGTGCATTTGTAGGAAATATGAGAGTAGGCAGTGAGGCAGCATTAAATGCATTGACTTTGGTATTCCCGGTTCAGATGCTTATGGTCGCAGTAGGAATCGGAACGGGTGTCGGAACCAATGCACTTCTGGCAAGGACACTTGGTCAAGGGAATAGTAAAAAAGCAGCAAAGGTAGCAGGAAACAGTCTGTTTCTTGGAGTGATCATTTATGTGGTCTGCTTACTGTTTGGTATCTTTGGGGTGAAAGCATATATTTCATCACAGACAGTAGATACAGAAGTATTGGAGATGGGAGTCAGCTATCTGAGGATATGCTGCGTAATCTCTTTTGGTATTATTTTCTTTTCTTTATTTGAAAAGTTATTACAGGCAACAGGTCGTTCTCTTTATTCCACAATTGGTCAGGTGGTTGGAGCCGTTGTAAATATTATCCTTGATCCGATCATGATTTATGGTATTGGTCCTTGCCCGGAAATGGGAGTGAAAGGTGCAGCTTATGCAACTGTAATTGGTCAGGTAGCATCCGCAGTATTATTGCTTATCTTTCATATCAAATTCAATAAGGAATTCGAGCATGGGGCAAAATACATGAAGCCGGATGGCGGAATTATCAAAGAAATCTATAAAATCGGACTTCCGGCAATCATTGCACAGGCATTGATGTCCATTATGGTTTATGTGATGAATCTGATCCTGAAGTTCAATCCAGCAGCACAGACAGCCTATGGATTATTTTATAAAGTTCAGCAGTTTGTACTGTTTCTCGCTTTTGGTCTGCGAGATGCGATCACCCCGATCATTGCATTTGCTTATGGAATGAGAAGTAAAAAGAGAATTCAGGATGGAATCAAATATGGTCTGATCTATATAATTGTGTTAATGATTCTGGGAATTACAATCACAGAGATTTTCCCCGGAGTATTTGCAACGCTGTTTAATGCGGGACAGTCAAGAGAATATTTTATTGAAGCAATGAGAATAATCTCAGTCAGCTTTTTGTTTGCAGGCATCAATATTGCTTATCAGGGTATTTATCAGGCACTGAATGGTGGTATAGAGTCCCTTGTTATTTCGCTTTTGAGACAGCTCATTATTATACTGCCGCTGGCCGGAATTTTTTCTATGTTTGTCAGAAATGGACAGATGGGCATTTCATTAATCTGGTGGTCATTTCCGATTACTGAAATAGTTTCATGTTTTGCAGGTTATGTATTTTTAAAGAGAATCAGAAAAAATAAAGTAGATGTTTTGAATTAA
- a CDS encoding AAA family ATPase — translation MAKRIITISREFGSGGRFIGEKVAKKLGIAYYDKNIINDIAEKSGLSPEYVQKNAELSPKKGLFAYAFAGRDITGKSVEDMVYEAQRKVILELADKESCVIIGRNADYILKDRDDVLNVFIYGDMPEKTKRIMGLYNVEEKEAVKMMADTDKRRMTNYNFYTDQKWGKTSNYTLCLNSSQLGYDRCEAIIIECAK, via the coding sequence ATGGCGAAAAGAATTATTACAATCAGTAGAGAATTTGGAAGCGGTGGACGTTTCATCGGAGAAAAAGTAGCGAAGAAACTTGGGATTGCTTATTATGATAAAAATATTATTAATGACATTGCAGAGAAGTCCGGTTTGTCACCGGAGTATGTTCAGAAAAATGCAGAATTATCTCCGAAAAAAGGATTATTTGCATATGCATTTGCCGGACGTGATATTACAGGAAAATCAGTAGAAGACATGGTGTATGAGGCACAGAGAAAGGTTATCTTAGAACTGGCTGATAAGGAATCTTGTGTGATTATCGGAAGAAATGCAGACTATATTCTGAAGGATAGGGACGATGTGCTGAATGTATTTATCTATGGGGATATGCCGGAAAAAACAAAGCGAATTATGGGGTTATATAATGTAGAAGAAAAGGAAGCTGTCAAAATGATGGCAGATACAGATAAAAGGCGTATGACGAATTATAATTTTTATACGGATCAGAAATGGGGAAAAACGAGCAATTATACGCTGTGTCTGAACAGCTCACAGCTTGGATATGACAGATGTGAAGCGATAATTATTGAGTGTGCAAAATAA